Proteins co-encoded in one Trichoplusia ni isolate ovarian cell line Hi5 chromosome 19, tn1, whole genome shotgun sequence genomic window:
- the LOC113503604 gene encoding arrestin domain-containing protein 17: MGLKEANIYFDNQWNTYYAGQTVNGRIEYVFDSPKKVRGIHVKIKGEAHTEWCESKEEQNSEGKTETSDTMHTGHEEYFQISYYLLGSNSGNEIEIPSGKQVYNFTCTLPPVLPSSFEGQYGYIRYTVKVTLDRPWKFDQETKMAFTVLNAFDLNLNPSYKEPIHIQLEKTFCCFCCASPPLSVDVQAPVSGYVPGQVIPIRIDIENKSNVQLHLVKIFLRKVVTYRATSPTNALKKTKDVVLTVQEGPAPAGSTKNWNLTMEVPPIPPSDLVNCNIIDLDYDFKVECVVSGMHMNMHDKKYITIGTVPLVGMIGQATPSAPLQDNVGNGDPAQYSPSQPAVLPVGPAQPNAPSAPGGDANPGGWVMPGAPPVQPPYQTLYPALTSPVYKESPYTARTIQDRGESNHLMISGGNFAPFYPTYAAVQPPPLPQ; encoded by the exons ATGGGTCTTAAAGAAGCAAATATATATTTCGACAACCAATGGAATACATATTACGCCGGTCAAACTGTAAATGGCAGAATAGAGTATGTGTTCGACAGTCCCAAAAAAGTTCGAG GTATCCATGTTAAAATTAAGGGAGAGGCACACACTGAGTGGTGTGAAAGTAAGGAGGAACAGAACTCTGAAGGGAAGACAGAAACCTCAGATACTATGCACACAGGCCATGAGGAATATTTCCAAATTTCCTACTATTTACTTGGGAGCAATTCAg GGAATGAAATAGAAATTCCGTCAGGCAAACAAGTGTACAACTTCACTTGTACATTACCTCCTGTCCTGCCATCATCCTTTGAGGGCCAGTATGGATACATAAGATACACAGTTAAGGTCACCCTAGACCGTCCATGGAAATTCGACCAAGAAACCAAAATGGCTTTCACTGTCCTAAATGCATTTGACCTGAATCTGAACCCCTCATATAAG gaACCAATCCATATTCAACTAGAGAAGACATTCTGTTGCTTCTGCTGTGCCTCTCCGCCTCTGTCTGTTGATGTTCAAGCTCCGGTGTCAGGCTATGTGCCTGGACAAGTGATACCTATAAGAATTGACATTGAAAACAAGAGTAATGTGCAGCTTCATCTTGTTAAAATCTTCTTGAGAAAG GTGGTCACATACAGAGCTACATCGCCAACAAATGCGCTTAAGAAAACTAAAGATGTAGTACTAACTGTACAAGAAGGTCCGGCCCCTGCAGGTTCTACTAAAAACTGGAACTTGACTATGGAAGTACCCCCAATACCGCCGTCCGATCTCGTCAACTGCAACATCATTGACCTGGACTACGATTTCAAG GTGGAATGCGTAGTATCAGGCATGCATATGAACATGCACGATAAAAAGTACATCACTATAGGTACCGTGCCGCTAGTCGGTATGATTGGGCAGGCCACTCCTTCAGCACCACTTCAAGACAATGTTGGGAACGGTGACCCAGCACAGTACTCTCCGAGCCAGCCAGCTGTCCTACCCGTTGGACCAGCACAACCTAAT GCGCCGTCGGCTCCCGGTGGTGACGCCAATCCCGGCGGTTGGGTGATGCCTGGAGCGCCGCCAGTGCAACCACCATACCAGACATTGTACCCGGCACTTA CATCACCGGTTTACAAAGAATCTCCGTACACAGCTCGTACGATTCAAGACCGAGGCGAGTCTAACCATTTAATGATAAGCGGTGGTAACTTCGCCCCATTCTACCCTACCTACGCTGCCGTCCAGCCGCCGCCGCTACCTCAATAA
- the LOC113503603 gene encoding regulator of nonsense transcripts 1-like, giving the protein MSVDAYGPSSQTLTFLDTEEADLIGADTQGSEFEFTDFTLPSQSQTQASQHDHGLSSSNQVNGLGRSDLSSKVSNVTNAIAELQFEEEDEALYSKELPDHACKYCGIHDPATVVMCNICNKWFCNGRGNTSGSHIINHLVRAKHKEAALHRDGPLGETLLECYSCGARNVFVLGFIPAKADSVVVLLCRQPCAAQSSLKDMNWDQEQWKPLISDRAFLSWLVKVPSEAEQMRARQVTPQQIGRLEELWRDNVDATFQDLEKPGVDEEPHQVLLRYEDGYQYQNIFGPLVKLEADYDKRLKESQTQEGIEVRWDVGLNKKTIAYFTLAKTDSDMKLMHGDELRLRYVGELHKAWSGVGHVIKVPDNYGDDVGLELKSGAGAPLDCTSNFVVDFIWKSTSFDRMQLALRKFAVDDSSVSGYIYRRLLGHEVEEVLFRVHLPKHFSAPNLPDLNRSQVYAVKHALQRPLSLIQGPPGTGKTVTSATIVYQLVRQNSGPVLVCAPSNTAVDQLTEKIHRTGLKVVRLCAKSREAMESSVSFLALHEQARALGSADSELRKLTRLKEEAGELSAADERRYRALRRAAERRLLDAADVVCTTCVGAGDPRVARMRFQSILIDEGMQSTEPECMVPVVLGARQLILVGDHCQLGPVVMCKKAAKAGLSQSLFERLVVLGIRPFRLEVQYRMHPELSRFPSDFFYEGSLQNGVSAEERRLHKIDFPWPRPDRPMFFYVTQGQEEIAGSGTSYLNRTEAANVEKLTTRFLKAGVRPEQIGIITPYEGQRSYLVQHMQYQGSLHAKLYQEIEVASVDAFQGREKDIIIMSCVRSNEHQGIGFLSDPRRLNVALTRAKYGLIVVGNPKVLSKQPLWNHLLAFYKERRVLTEGPLSNLKESAIQFAKPKKLVNAQNPGSHFMSTSMFDAREAMVPGSIYDRARPPRDPLAYVGPERAAMLHAPVPPAAFSAHRGLARPPLSAAQRSGRRRPPRLSQEPLSQQPPLSLSQGASQPDFSQESAAPDCPSQPDGLLSQDSTYQGGFRARCSQY; this is encoded by the exons ATGAGTGTAGACGCCTACGGACCGAGCTCACAAACACTCACGTTTTTGGACACTGAGGAAGCGGATCTTATTGGGGCTGATACTCAGGGCTCCGAATTCGAATTCACTGACTTTACCCTTCCATCGCAGAGCCAAACACAGGCTTCTCAACATGACCATGGCTTGTCATCTTCAAATCAG GTGAATGGTCTGGGACGTTCAGATTTGTCATCAAAAGTTTCTAACGTGACCAATGCCATAGCAGAGTTGCAATTTGAGGAAGAAGATGAAGCCTTGTACAGCAAAGAATTGCCTGACCACGCTTGCAAGTATTGTGGCATACATGACCCGGCCACTGTTGTCATGTGCAATATTTGCAACAAGTG GTTTTGCAACGGTCGTGGGAACACGTCAGGCTCACATATCATCAACCACTTGGTCCGTGCCAAGCACAAGGAAGCTGCGTTACATCGTGACGGACCGCTAGGAGAAACATTATTGGAATGCTACTCATGCGGTGCCAGGAATGTCTTCGTACTTGGCTTTATACCAGCCAAGGCAGATTCCGTAGTTGTACTGCTTTGCAG GCAACCTTGCGCAGCTCAAAGTTCATTGAAGGATATGAACTGGGATCAAGAACAGTGGAAACCATTAATAT CTGACCGCGCCTTTCTATCTTGGCTGGTGAAGGTGCCTTCTGAGGCTGAGCAGATGAGAGCCCGTCAA GTGACTCCACAACAGATTGGACGTCTTGAAGAGCTGTGGCGTGACAATGTGGACGCTACTTTTCAAGACCTGGAGAAGCCTGGCGTGGATGAAGAGCCCCATCAAGTGCTGCTGAG ATACGAAGACGGCTACCAATACCAAAACATCTTTGGTCCACTAGTGAAACTAGAAGCGGACTACGACAAGAGGCTCAAAGAGTCTCAAACTCAAGAGGGTATTGAAGTCCGCTGGGACGTCGGTCTCAATAAGAAGACCATTGCGTACTTCACGCTCGCTAAAACTGACAGTGATATGAAACTCATGCATGGAGATGAACTTAGATTGAG ATATGTAGGCGAGTTGCATAAGGCGTGGTCTGGCGTGGGTCACGTGATCAAGGTACCGGATAACTACGGCGACGACGTCGGCCTCGAGCTGAAgagcggcgccggcgcaccgCTGGACTGCACGTCTAACTTCGTCGTTGATTTCATCTGGAAGAGTACATCCTTTGACAG aatgCAGCTAGCTTTGCGTAAGTTTGCGGTCGATGACTCGTCGGTGTCTGGCTACATCTACCGCCGTCTTTTAGGCCATGAGGTCGAAGAAGTTTTGTTCAGAGTTCATCTGCCGAAACATTTCAGTGCTCCAAACTTGCCTGACCTAAATCGTTCTCAG GTATATGCTGTGAAGCACGCTCTACAGCGTCCTCTCTCTCTGATTCAAGGACCACCGGGTACAGGTAAAACTGTGACTTCTGCAACAATCGTATACCAACTGGTGCGACAAAACAGCGGTCCAGTGCTCGTCTGTGCTCCCTCTAATACTGCCGTGGACCAACTAACGGAAAAGATCCACAGAACAGGTCTCAAAGTAGTCAGACTGTGCGCTAAATCTCGTGAAGCTATGGAGTCATCGGTCTCGTTTTTAGCCCTTCACGAGCAAGCGAGAGCTCTTGGCTCGGCAGACAGCGAACTAAGAAAACTTACGCGGCTCAAGGAAGAGGCCGGTGAGCTGTCCGCCGCTGATGAGAGGAGGTACCGAGCTCTGCGCCGCGCCGCTGAGAGACGCCTCTTAGATGCTGCTGATGTGGTGTGTACCACCTGTGTAGGTGCTGGAGATCCCAGGGTCGCCCGCATGCGCTTCCAATCCATACTCATCGACGAAGGTATGCAGTCTACGGAACCTGAGTGTATGGTACCTGTCGTACTGGGTGCGAGGCAATTGATCCTCGTTGGAGACCACTGCCAACTTGGTCCAGTAGTTATGTGCAAGAAGGCTGCCAAAGCTGGACTGAGCCAAAGTCTTTTCGAGCGTTTAGTCGTCCTTGGTATCCGCCCGTTCCGCCTTGAAGTCCAATATCGGATGCATCCTGAGTTATCTCGATTCCCCTCCGATTTCTTCTATGAGGGTTCATTACAGAATGGTGTAAGCGCGGAAGAGCGTCGCTTgcataaaattgattttccGTGGCCCAGGCCGGACCGCCCTATGTTCTTCTACGTAACTCAAGGACAAGAGGAAATTGCGGGTTCTGGAACATCTTATTTAAACAGAACAGAAGCAGCCAATGTAGAAAAATTGACCACAAGATTTTTAAAAGCGGGTGTTCGTCCTGAACAGATAGGTATCATTACACCGTACGAAGGCCAGCGCTCCTACCTCGTACAGCACATGCAATATCAGGGAAGCTTACATGCCAAACTTTACCAAGAAATCGAAGTGGCCAGTGTAGACGCGTTCCAAGGCAGAGAAAAGGATATTATCATCATGTCTTGTGTCCGTTCAAACGAACATCAAGGTATCGGATTCTTAAGCGACCCGCGTCGTCTGAACGTCGCTCTAACACGCGCCAAATATGGTCTGATAGTTGTAGGTAACCCCAAGGTGTTGAGTAAACAGCCTTTGTGGAATCATTTGTTAGCATTCTACAAGGAACGCCGCGTACTCACGGAAGGACCCCTATCCAATCTAAAGGAATCTGCGATCCAATTCGCCAAGCCAAAGAAACTGGTGAACGCCCAGAACCCGGGCTCCCACTTCATGTCGACGTCGATGTTCGACGCGCGCGAGGCGATGGTGCCGGGCTCCATCTACGACcgcgcgcggccgccgcgcgaCCCGCTGGCCTACGTGGGCCCCGAGCGCGCCGCCATGCTGCACGCGCCCGTGCCGCCCGCCGCCTTCTCGGCGCACCGCGGCCTGGCGCGGCCGCCGCTCAGCGCCGCGCAGCGCTcgggccgccgccgcccgccgcgcctgTCGCAGGAGCCGCTGTCGCAGCAGCCGCCGCTGTCGCTGTCGCAGGGCGCGTCGCAGCCCGACTTCAGCCAGGAGTCGGCGGCGCCCGACTGCCCGTCGCAGCCGGACGGGCTGCTGTCCCAGGACTCCACGTACCAGGGCGGGTTCCGCGCACGCTGCAGCCAGTACTGA